The following DNA comes from Miscanthus floridulus cultivar M001 chromosome 5, ASM1932011v1, whole genome shotgun sequence.
AATACGATGGACGAAATGAAGAACACACGAACGCATGGTACATTTCGAACACATGACTACATGAGAGCAAACCGGTGAAATCaaattttttttatgaaaaatgtGTTGCGGGGACAGAGTGACACGCATCACTGTGGAATACTGAAAAGTGCGACAGAGAATACTGAAAAGTGCGACAGATAACATACCGACCCTATATGATCAGCAACTTCACTCATACgtcattcgagaaaaaaaaaacttcgctCATACATGGAGGGGAACGAAACCACCATAGCACGACTCATCGTCGCGACGTAGGGACCAGGGCAGCGCAAATTAAGCCAGGCATGCAGGCACTCAAGCGGATGTGGCTTGAAGGCAGACCCACTGGCCGACAAATATCTTCTCGCAGTTGATGTTGGGGTTGAAGCCGAGGAACTGCTCTTGGGTCAGCCCCGCGCCCTGCCCCACGGAAAAGCACGTCTCGCCCACCTGCACTCCGTGCACATTGGTGCATGTCAGCTCCGGCACCGGCGCAGCCTTCGCCACCAACACGTCACCTGTGACATTTCATTCATTCGGCACGCACGCTCAAACAACGGCGACGCACGGGCGGCGTATGCATTTCATGCCGGATTATTGCTTGGACGACGGGTCGGAGTATGTAGCTGCATACCTCCTTGTGCGTCGCGGCGCACGGTGAACCTTGTGATGCGCCCGGTGAGCCTCGCGTTGGCCTTGGCCCCACGGAGGGCCGCTGCCTCGTT
Coding sequences within:
- the LOC136453349 gene encoding uncharacterized protein, giving the protein MVNHGAATLLLIVSLLVAVALSGADARLTAVRHNEAAALRGAKANARLTGRITRFTVRRDAQGGDVLVAKAAPVPELTCTNVHGVQVGETCFSVGQGAGLTQEQFLGFNPNINCEKIFVGQWVCLQATSA